One Oryctolagus cuniculus chromosome 7, mOryCun1.1, whole genome shotgun sequence genomic window, CAGCGGAACTAGGAAGGAGTGATGGGAACAAGGTCTCAGTCCTGTCGACAGGCCCAGATCCAGCACAGGCTCTGTCTGGCTGTGTGGTCAGGGCCGACCCAGCAGCTTTTGCCTGGAAGCAAAGGGCGTGCGGACAGCCCAGGCACAGGCAGATtccggtgggggtggggcaaaCGTTGGCTCTGGGTCCCTCTGGACCAGGTGAAAATGAACAAAGGGCCCACGTGGCACCCTTGGCCAAAGGCAGGCCGGGCCAGCTCTGTCTGTGCCTGTGACAAAGCCACATTCTGCAGAGGAAGCCACCGTGCCCTCCGGTCACCAGGATGGCCCGAGCGTTCCAGAATGACCGGCCAGCCAGCTCTGGGTTTCCGAGCTCCGTCCTCTCCGCTGAGCCTTGGCCGAGGGGACATCCAAGGCAACCACCCGGCTCAGGATCCCTCTGCTGGGTGACAGAAGCCTCAGCACCAACCCCCTACACATACTGCTTCTTGGAAGCCGAGCTGCTAGGGCGACTGGGGGATTTCCGGCCACTCTGGGGGGGTGGGTCCAGGAACAGGGGGGGCCTGGAGGAAGCCAGCCTCTCCTCGGTGGTCAGGTTAGCCCAGTTCTGCTCACTGGACGAGAGCCCGTTGTAGGTCGGGCACGGTGGGGATGAGGGCCCCTCGCCCATGGGGAGGTAGAAGAAGACCTGGTCGGCGTAAGGGTCTGAGGcggtgccctgggctgggggggcGCCCTGGCCCTGCCGTGCCCGCAGCCCCCGACTGAGGCAGCGGCACAGCAGGTACACCAGCTCCAGCAGGTTGAGCACCAGGGAGATGAGTCCGACCACCAGcatgaagatgatgaagatggtCTTCTCTGTGGGGCGAGACACGAAGCAGTCCACGCGGTGGGGGCAGGGTGCACGCTGGCACACGAACACGGGCGCCATGGTCCAGCCATAGAGGCGCCACTGGCCATACAGGAAGCCCGCCTCCAGCACGCTCttgcacagcacgctggccacgtaGGTGCCCATCAGCGCCCCACGGATGCGCAGGCGGCCGTCCTCCGCCACTGAGATCTTGGCCATCTGACGCTCCACGGCTGCCAGCGCCCGCTCCACCTGCGGGTCCTTGGCTGGCAGGGCCCGCAGCTCCCCCTCTTTCTGGCGCAGTCGCTCCTCGCGTCGAGACAGGTAAATGACGTGGCCCAGGTAGACGAGGGTGGGCGTGCTGACAAAGAGGAACTGCAGCACCCAGTAGCggatgtgggagatggggaaggcCAGGTCGTAGCAGACATTGGTGCAGCCCGGTTGCGCCGTGTTGCACTCGAAGTCTGACTGCTCGTCGCCCCACACCGACTCCCCGGCCAGGCCCAGGATGAGGATGCGGAAGATGAATAGCACCGTCAGCCAGATCTTGCCCACCACCGTCGAGTGCTCCTGGACCTGGTCCAACAGCTTCTCCAGGAAGCCCCAGTCACCCATGGCTCCCGGGCCACCGTCTGTGGGGACACAGGGAGTGTCAGCCTGCCACCCTTGCCCACCTGTCTCAGCCACGAGCCCACAAGGAAACCCAGGCTCAGGGAGCAGCAGGACAGGCCTGGGCTCCCACCCAGCGGGCCATCAGGACCCAAAGCACAGCTTCGGACAACGGCTGCCAAGTCCTCTGCAGGCCCTCATTCTGAGTCCCTAGGTGGTAGGTGCGGCCAGAGGCCCTATCTAACGACACATGTGTCCCCTCTCGTCCCCAGCCAGAGCCCCAGGATGACCAGAGTCCCAGATCTGAAGTGGGTTGAGGATGCTTCACTTCGGGGAAACAGAGAATTTGAGAATCTTATCCAAGGCCACCCAGCTGGCCTATGTCTCTTCTCCCTTCTGCCAGACGCTGCCTCCCCCAggcgcagggcaggggcagggggaggtgggggcgcGCAGGTGTTGTGCATGGCTCTTAGGCTCAAGCCTCAGGTCTTTCTCTCCCTATCACCTCTCCCCCAGCTGGCCTCAATCTCACCTTTGCATTCCCAGTGGAAGGCACAGCATCACGCATCAGCTCCACCTGCCAGCAACATGGTTCACCTGCAACCCTCATCCTCGTCCTCCACCCCCAGGCCTACCCCACCTCCAACTCCAGACTCCAAGGATTGTCACTGCAGGGCTAAGACAAAGGTCACAGAGTTCCCAGGCCATCTTGGGGGCCAGGCGCCTCTTTCCCTAAGCAAGCTGTTTCTCTGGCCAGGCTCTGGaggcagacctgggttcaaatcctagcaccccgcgcgtgctctctctcttaactGGGCCCTGGGGTAAAGTCACCACTAGTGGACACCTCCGTCTCCTCTCCCGGGAAATGGAAGCAGCCATCCTCCTACCTTCTAGGGCTGGGGTCCGGGTTTTGTGAAAACAGGGAGGACCCGCTCTGGACACAGAGCCTGGGCGGTTCCCCTCCGGGCTTCTCGGCCCGTGGGCACCAGGGCAGAAACTCTCTGCGTGCCACCCGACCTCCCGCGGGCAGGCTGCACCACCCTGTCCCCCGTCCGCCACTCACCGCTTGCCTGCCGGGCCGGCCCAGGTGCAGGTGGGGACGACGGCGGAGCGGCGCCCGCGGGAGCCCTGCGGGACCGCGCCACGGGCGCCTTAAATAGCACGGAGGCGGGGGTGTGGGGCAGGAAACGCGGGGGAGGGCGGTGGGGCGCTGGGGAGagacggggcggggcctggcccggGAGGTGCGGCGCCCCGCACCCACCCCTCCCGGAGGTGGCCCCCGGAGTCGGGGTCCCCGCCCCGCGCCTCCGCTGAGGTCTCCGAGTCCCGAGTCCCGTATTCCCGACGGCGGCGCAGTCCCCTCGCTCGGTTTCCTTGGCTGGACGGGAAGCGCTGGCCCGACAGCGTGAGAAGGGGATGCGCGCGTGCTGGGGCTACTCCTTTGCCAGTTGTGCGCGGGACTTTCCTCCTTAGCGCTTGGGGTTGGGGACCACGATGGGAAACCGGGGTGCACTCCCCTTGCTAGAGCCGCAGCGGCGAATTCGGGACTGTCCCGGTTCCTGGCAGGGCACACAACCAGAGGCCACTGAGCACCTCCCTGGAGGGTCACGGCTGGGGGCTTCCTGATCTTCATCTTGAATTCCAGCCCTCTCCACCTCTAAATGGGGCAAGAGGGTGGGGCGGGCCGTGGGAACGCAGCGTGCAGCTGGGGGTGCGCGGGCCAAACCCGGCCTCTAGCAATCCCTCCGCTAACCAGGCAGGTGCAG contains:
- the GJA4 gene encoding gap junction alpha-4 protein, yielding MGDWGFLEKLLDQVQEHSTVVGKIWLTVLFIFRILILGLAGESVWGDEQSDFECNTAQPGCTNVCYDLAFPISHIRYWVLQFLFVSTPTLVYLGHVIYLSRREERLRQKEGELRALPAKDPQVERALAAVERQMAKISVAEDGRLRIRGALMGTYVASVLCKSVLEAGFLYGQWRLYGWTMAPVFVCQRAPCPHRVDCFVSRPTEKTIFIIFMLVVGLISLVLNLLELVYLLCRCLSRGLRARQGQGAPPAQGTASDPYADQVFFYLPMGEGPSSPPCPTYNGLSSSEQNWANLTTEERLASSRPPLFLDPPPQSGRKSPSRPSSSASKKQYV